GACCTTTACGATGTCAAAAAGTATCAGGAGATGCTCGCCAAGGCGACCGAGGAGCTCCTCGTCCATTTCGGCTACGATGCGAAGGGGCTTCTCACCCTGCTCGAAGCCAAACCCGCCGGCTTTGGCCCTGATGGAGTGAATTGACATCTCCCGTTTTTGTGCTATTTTTAAACAGAGGGTGGTTCGAGACCTGTCCATACGGTCCTGGAGGTTTGCCATGAACAAAGAGGAACGGCTGAAGGAATTGAGAGCGAAACTGGAGGAGTTGAGGAAGAGGGATCCCTCCCACTGCTCCGGCACGGAGACCTTCATCGGCCACACCGGGCATTCGATGTCTCCGGAGCTCTTTCAGCAGATCGAGGCCCTGGAGGAAGAGATCAAGAAGTTGGAGAAGGGATCCTGATCTTCCTACCGGGTCGGTTCCTCGCCTCTTCCCAATTCCATTTTTTGCATTTCAGCGGAATGC
This sequence is a window from Thermodesulfobacteriota bacterium. Protein-coding genes within it:
- a CDS encoding 2-hydroxyacyl-CoA dehydratase family protein, coding for MNKEERLKELRAKLEELRKRDPSHCSGTETFIGHTGHSMSPELFQQIEALEEEIKKLEKGS